Proteins co-encoded in one Acinetobacter lwoffii genomic window:
- a CDS encoding CsgG/HfaB family protein: MLNFSSTRRHISFLSVTVLFSSFLTGCTGLAPSNKKPVSLVQGPPITDIFTPFDMALSCLKGQLRNDVSFSVGAILDQTGKDVVTNGGSGKMVTQGAGDMVQSALFQAGVSLMNRRDPRIIESEAKWGIRDPRQIQASDYYVTGSINSLDFIPGGGFDMQIAGVGPNYSQTRIMVGLDLSLTDTRSSKVVGNVSLQKQIAAQDYGLSAGRFAGRTLLNIQIGKGEREATNFALRQMLNLATFELLSQVVPPAVFESCRAQIPPEFGQLNLTRSSVALHKYKKSQQQNSTASSSAVQESASRQADSSNEKNKSTNSPSKDTKPPKQKESEVIQNPEAEPEMSKQDLIKYISKKQRSPSSNETNEEKDTQEEADNESEDEKTTTLWEVNPDVVENYWSSTQRD; the protein is encoded by the coding sequence ATGCTGAATTTCTCCTCGACCAGAAGACATATATCTTTCTTAAGTGTCACCGTCCTTTTCAGTTCTTTTTTAACAGGCTGCACAGGCTTGGCACCTTCAAACAAGAAGCCAGTTAGCCTGGTACAAGGCCCCCCAATTACCGATATTTTTACCCCTTTTGATATGGCTTTATCCTGCTTAAAAGGACAATTACGTAATGATGTGAGTTTCTCCGTAGGGGCAATTCTGGATCAAACTGGTAAGGATGTAGTTACCAATGGTGGTAGCGGAAAAATGGTGACCCAAGGTGCGGGAGATATGGTGCAATCTGCCTTGTTTCAGGCGGGGGTAAGCTTAATGAACCGGCGTGATCCCCGGATTATCGAAAGCGAAGCCAAGTGGGGCATTCGTGATCCAAGACAAATCCAGGCCTCTGATTATTATGTGACAGGCAGTATTAACAGTCTGGATTTTATTCCGGGTGGTGGTTTTGATATGCAGATCGCCGGTGTTGGCCCGAATTATAGTCAAACCCGGATTATGGTCGGTCTGGATTTATCTCTGACAGATACCCGCAGCAGTAAAGTCGTGGGCAATGTTTCATTGCAGAAACAAATCGCTGCACAGGATTATGGCTTAAGTGCAGGCAGATTCGCTGGTCGTACACTCTTAAACATTCAGATTGGAAAAGGAGAACGCGAGGCAACTAACTTTGCCTTGCGACAAATGTTGAATCTGGCCACTTTTGAATTGCTGAGTCAGGTTGTCCCACCCGCCGTATTTGAAAGCTGTCGTGCACAGATACCGCCAGAGTTCGGTCAATTGAACTTAACCCGAAGTTCTGTGGCACTGCATAAGTACAAGAAAAGCCAGCAACAAAATAGTACAGCTTCAAGTAGCGCTGTTCAGGAATCAGCATCACGCCAGGCAGACTCATCCAATGAAAAAAATAAGTCAACCAACTCCCCGAGCAAAGATACAAAACCGCCTAAACAGAAAGAGTCCGAGGTGATTCAAAACCCTGAAGCAGAGCCTGAAATGAGTAAACAGGACTTGATTAAATATATCAGCAAGAAGCAGCGTTCACCTTCTTCAAATGAAACAAATGAAGAAAAAGATACTCAAGAAGAAGCTGACAACGAGTCAGAAGATGAAAAAACTACAACGCTATGGGAGGTCAATCCTGATGTGGTCGAAAATTATTGGTCTAGCACGCAGCGTGATTAA
- a CDS encoding xanthine phosphoribosyltransferase gives MHALEQKILAEGIVLSEEVLKVDSFLNHQIDPVMMQLIGQEFARLFKDAGITKIITIEASGIAPAVMAGLELGVPVIFARKYQSLTLKDDLYRSKVFSFTKQTESTIAISNKHISSTDKVLVIDDFLANGQAALGLADLIHQANAEVVGIGIVIEKSFQPGRDLLLEKGYRVESLARVKSLTNGTVEFVRD, from the coding sequence GTGCATGCACTAGAACAGAAAATCTTGGCTGAAGGCATCGTCCTCTCTGAAGAAGTTTTGAAAGTAGATTCTTTCTTAAACCATCAGATAGATCCAGTCATGATGCAACTGATTGGTCAAGAATTTGCGCGTCTGTTTAAGGATGCTGGTATTACCAAAATTATTACGATTGAAGCATCAGGTATCGCACCTGCCGTAATGGCTGGCTTAGAGCTTGGCGTACCTGTGATCTTTGCACGTAAATACCAGTCTCTCACCCTGAAAGATGATTTATATCGTTCTAAAGTCTTTTCATTTACCAAACAGACTGAAAGCACAATCGCGATTTCAAATAAACACATCAGCTCAACCGATAAGGTTTTAGTCATCGATGATTTTCTGGCTAATGGTCAAGCGGCTTTAGGTCTTGCAGACCTGATCCACCAGGCAAATGCAGAAGTAGTCGGTATTGGTATTGTGATTGAAAAATCATTCCAGCCAGGTCGTGACCTGCTGCTTGAAAAAGGCTACCGTGTGGAATCACTGGCACGCGTAAAGTCTTTGACAAATGGCACAGTTGAATTTGTTCGCGACTAA
- a CDS encoding DUF3108 domain-containing protein: MAKTVFKTLVMTTGLSSAILFTGISSQAFAMTPFQASYQFSYNGKNMGSATRTLSKSGNNWTYVFAAKAGGIASATETSRFTFNNGKIGSSSFSRSSKVLVHNNTMSINFNPSSKSISTKKDDEKRSFAWRADVLDELNAELQIREDLKNSGLKGNYYIADAKEVEGRKFIKQGSETVNTKYGSFNTIKVVMKHSKPGRETIFWLAPKLDYLPVKVSHVDKKTSYGLLLTDYKGASN, translated from the coding sequence ATGGCGAAGACTGTATTCAAAACTTTAGTGATGACCACGGGTCTGAGCAGCGCGATACTGTTCACTGGTATTTCTAGCCAGGCTTTTGCCATGACTCCTTTCCAGGCCAGTTATCAATTTAGCTATAATGGCAAGAATATGGGGTCTGCAACGCGGACTTTAAGCAAATCAGGCAATAACTGGACTTATGTCTTTGCTGCAAAAGCCGGAGGTATTGCCTCTGCAACCGAAACCAGCCGCTTTACTTTTAATAATGGCAAGATCGGCTCAAGCAGTTTCAGTCGCAGCAGTAAAGTGCTGGTGCATAACAATACCATGAGTATTAATTTCAATCCTTCCAGCAAAAGCATCAGTACCAAGAAAGATGATGAAAAACGTTCTTTTGCCTGGAGAGCAGATGTTCTGGATGAGTTGAATGCGGAATTGCAGATCCGTGAAGACTTAAAAAATTCAGGTCTGAAAGGAAATTACTATATCGCTGATGCTAAAGAAGTCGAAGGCCGTAAGTTTATCAAGCAGGGTTCAGAGACGGTGAATACCAAATATGGTTCTTTCAATACCATTAAAGTGGTGATGAAGCATAGCAAGCCAGGCCGTGAGACCATCTTCTGGCTGGCGCCAAAACTTGACTATCTTCCAGTCAAAGTTTCGCATGTCGACAAGAAAACCTCCTATGGTTTGCTGTTAACTGACTATAAAGGTGCAAGCAACTAA
- a CDS encoding energy transducer TonB, with product MPLVRTWWKDPVFSSAVLAAGIMHLIVLTLEFGMPQDRDTSTKEIAVSLRQTDEKIEHADFLAQTDQQGSGQFREAHRMSSDMPSPLMEQHAGEELQESLDMLQQQQELSFEEKVLMTTLSWQKQAEENQRKKMQEQLQSQFQAKAAMVASLEAQYLQRQQNFSRQQKIKTVDGIQSKQDVSAAYLEKFREKVEFYGNRYYPEAAKQQNLAGEVRLMVILNQNGGIRAIRLIDSSGHAMLDEAAKSSVRKAAPFGAFDSKMKEISELRVIRTWRFDPAEAEFEVR from the coding sequence ATGCCTCTGGTCAGAACTTGGTGGAAAGATCCAGTGTTTAGCAGTGCGGTGCTTGCCGCAGGCATTATGCATTTGATCGTGCTGACCCTGGAATTTGGTATGCCGCAAGATCGGGATACCAGTACCAAAGAAATCGCAGTCAGTTTGCGCCAGACTGATGAAAAAATTGAGCATGCTGATTTTCTGGCCCAAACGGACCAGCAGGGTTCCGGCCAGTTTAGAGAAGCTCATCGCATGTCGAGTGATATGCCATCGCCGTTAATGGAACAACATGCAGGCGAAGAACTGCAAGAAAGTCTGGATATGCTGCAACAGCAACAGGAACTCAGTTTTGAAGAAAAAGTCCTGATGACCACCTTGAGCTGGCAAAAGCAGGCAGAAGAAAATCAGCGTAAAAAAATGCAGGAGCAATTACAGAGCCAATTTCAGGCCAAAGCGGCCATGGTCGCCAGTCTGGAAGCGCAATATTTACAGCGTCAACAAAATTTCAGTCGTCAGCAAAAAATTAAGACTGTAGATGGTATTCAGTCCAAGCAGGATGTTTCGGCCGCCTATCTGGAAAAGTTCCGTGAAAAAGTGGAATTTTATGGTAACCGCTACTATCCGGAAGCAGCCAAGCAGCAGAATCTGGCAGGGGAAGTGCGGCTGATGGTGATCCTCAATCAGAATGGCGGGATTCGTGCCATTCGACTGATTGACAGTTCAGGACATGCCATGCTGGATGAAGCAGCTAAATCTTCCGTGCGTAAGGCAGCCCCATTTGGTGCTTTCGACAGTAAAATGAAAGAAATTTCCGAACTGCGAGTGATTCGTACCTGGCGTTTTGACCCGGCAGAAGCGGAGTTTGAAGTGCGTTAA
- the ybeY gene encoding rRNA maturation RNase YbeY: protein MKLSLSLQQDFQSPELVLKRAYIKKVVETTLRHIGTQSNCEIGIACVDNDESYKLNLEYRDKDKPTNVLSFPSELPDEMAQFLDAFPIGDLVICIPVVLREASEQGKAPLTHFTHMLVHGTLHLMGYDHETSDEDAEEMESIEIEILAKLGFENPYLEQN from the coding sequence TTGAAACTTAGTCTTTCCTTACAACAGGACTTTCAGTCGCCTGAACTGGTACTGAAACGTGCCTATATTAAAAAGGTTGTAGAAACCACTTTACGTCATATCGGCACTCAGAGTAATTGCGAAATCGGAATTGCCTGTGTCGACAATGACGAAAGTTATAAGCTTAATCTGGAATATCGAGACAAGGACAAACCGACCAATGTACTGTCTTTCCCAAGTGAACTTCCAGATGAAATGGCACAGTTTCTGGATGCATTTCCCATTGGTGATCTGGTGATTTGTATTCCAGTGGTATTACGTGAAGCGAGTGAACAAGGCAAAGCGCCTTTGACTCACTTTACCCATATGCTGGTTCATGGCACCTTGCACCTGATGGGCTATGATCATGAAACCTCGGATGAAGATGCCGAAGAAATGGAAAGCATTGAAATTGAGATTTTAGCCAAGCTGGGTTTTGAAAACCCTTATCTGGAACAGAACTAA
- a CDS encoding PhoH family protein yields MTAAIRRTVAFPGISMDRIQAMLGAYNGHLKQIEQRLDVKISHRGESFIIDGGIDAVERAEMLLQRLHEESEHSQQISADTLHLMIQGSQTDRELQQDLDDQEHTGLDNVWLQTRKGRINPRGANQKRYVQRILQSDISFGIGPAGTGKTYLAVAAAVDMLERNEIQRILLVRPAVEAGEKLGFLPGDLTQKIDPYLRPLYDALYEMLGFEKVAKLIERQVIEVAPLAYMRGRTLNHSFVILDEAQNTTPEQMKMFLTRLGFGSRAVITGDVTQVDLPRGQQSGLSHALRVIDKIPEIHITRFHSRDVVRHQLVQKIVEAYEGWDSEQQRLSAEARAERKARQEALIAENDAAADAQH; encoded by the coding sequence TTGACTGCAGCGATTCGACGTACAGTAGCTTTTCCTGGAATTTCGATGGACCGTATACAAGCCATGTTAGGTGCCTATAACGGCCATTTGAAGCAAATTGAACAACGTTTAGACGTCAAAATCTCCCATCGTGGAGAAAGTTTTATTATTGATGGTGGAATCGATGCCGTTGAGAGAGCCGAAATGCTCTTGCAACGTCTTCATGAAGAATCTGAACATAGTCAGCAGATTAGTGCAGATACTTTACATCTGATGATTCAGGGCAGCCAGACTGACCGTGAACTTCAGCAAGATCTGGACGATCAGGAACATACGGGGCTGGACAATGTCTGGCTGCAAACTCGTAAGGGCCGGATCAATCCGCGTGGTGCCAACCAGAAACGTTATGTACAGCGCATTCTGCAAAGTGATATTTCTTTTGGTATTGGCCCTGCGGGTACAGGTAAAACCTACCTCGCCGTTGCGGCTGCCGTGGACATGCTGGAGCGTAATGAAATTCAGCGGATCTTGCTGGTTCGTCCTGCGGTTGAAGCCGGTGAAAAACTTGGTTTCTTGCCGGGGGATTTAACCCAGAAAATCGATCCGTACTTACGTCCCTTGTATGACGCGCTGTATGAAATGCTCGGCTTTGAAAAAGTGGCCAAACTGATCGAACGTCAGGTGATTGAAGTGGCTCCGCTTGCTTATATGCGTGGCCGTACCTTGAATCATTCTTTCGTGATTCTGGATGAAGCGCAGAATACCACCCCTGAACAGATGAAGATGTTCCTGACCCGCCTAGGTTTTGGTTCACGTGCCGTGATTACCGGCGACGTAACTCAGGTAGATTTACCGCGTGGTCAGCAATCCGGTCTGTCACATGCCTTGCGTGTGATTGATAAAATTCCTGAAATTCATATCACCCGTTTCCATTCGCGTGATGTGGTACGTCATCAGCTGGTACAGAAAATTGTTGAAGCCTACGAAGGCTGGGACAGTGAACAGCAGCGTTTAAGTGCTGAAGCACGTGCCGAACGAAAAGCACGTCAGGAAGCCTTGATCGCTGAAAATGATGCTGCGGCAGATGCACAGCATTAA
- the miaB gene encoding tRNA (N6-isopentenyl adenosine(37)-C2)-methylthiotransferase MiaB, giving the protein MTVQTFIPNGAPAASENTVTQPAHTPISDASVKKLYIETQGCQMNEYDSHRMADLLGDSHGYVLTTDPKDADILLMNTCSIREKAQEKVFSELGRWRKLKDKNPDLIIGVGGCVASQEGDNIQKRANYVDMIFGPQTLHRLPQMLDQHFEQIEKPKKEKIKLVDISFPDIEKFDFLPEPRVEGYKAFVSIMEGCSKYCSFCVVPYTRGEEVSRPLDDVLAEIAGLAEKGVREISLLGQNVNGYRGETFEGNICTFADLLRLVADIPGIGRIRYTTSHPLEFNDDLIQCYRDLPQMVSHLHLPVQSGSNDVLQAMKRNHTIDVYIEKIKKLRAVRPDMHLSSDFIIGFPGETDENFEETYQFIQDLDFDHSYSFIYSKRPGTPAAELEDTISEDVKKERLAKVQQWIKRSSIDKTDAMLGTIQRVLIEKVSDKDPNILVGTADNTRYVNFIGDPAWVGRFAEIEITEIKTLNLVYGELLNLEPDVA; this is encoded by the coding sequence ATGACGGTTCAAACCTTCATTCCGAATGGTGCCCCAGCTGCCTCAGAAAACACTGTTACCCAGCCAGCGCACACCCCAATTAGCGATGCTTCAGTCAAAAAACTGTACATCGAAACGCAAGGGTGTCAGATGAATGAGTACGACAGTCACCGTATGGCAGACCTGTTAGGCGATTCTCATGGCTATGTGCTGACCACCGATCCTAAAGATGCCGATATTCTGCTGATGAATACCTGCTCGATCCGTGAAAAGGCACAGGAAAAAGTCTTCTCCGAGCTGGGTCGCTGGCGTAAGCTTAAAGATAAAAATCCTGACCTGATTATTGGTGTTGGTGGTTGTGTGGCTTCTCAGGAAGGCGATAACATCCAGAAACGTGCCAATTATGTCGACATGATCTTTGGCCCGCAAACCCTGCACCGTTTGCCGCAAATGCTGGATCAGCATTTTGAGCAGATCGAAAAGCCGAAAAAAGAAAAAATCAAACTGGTGGATATTTCCTTCCCGGACATCGAGAAATTCGACTTTTTACCTGAACCGCGTGTTGAAGGTTATAAAGCTTTTGTCTCGATCATGGAAGGCTGTTCTAAATACTGTTCTTTTTGTGTGGTGCCGTATACGCGTGGTGAAGAAGTATCTCGTCCACTGGATGATGTGCTCGCTGAAATTGCGGGTCTGGCAGAAAAAGGCGTGCGTGAAATTTCACTTTTGGGTCAGAACGTAAACGGTTATCGTGGTGAAACTTTTGAAGGCAATATCTGTACCTTTGCCGATCTGTTACGTTTGGTTGCAGATATTCCGGGCATTGGCCGTATTCGTTATACCACCTCGCATCCACTGGAATTTAATGACGACCTGATACAATGCTATCGTGACCTGCCACAAATGGTTTCACACCTGCATCTGCCGGTACAAAGCGGTTCCAATGATGTGTTGCAAGCGATGAAGCGTAACCACACCATCGATGTCTATATCGAAAAGATTAAAAAGTTACGTGCAGTTCGCCCTGACATGCACCTATCTTCAGACTTTATCATTGGTTTCCCGGGTGAAACAGATGAAAACTTTGAAGAGACTTATCAGTTTATTCAGGATCTGGATTTTGACCATTCTTATAGTTTTATCTATTCAAAACGCCCGGGTACGCCTGCGGCAGAACTGGAAGATACGATTTCTGAAGATGTCAAAAAAGAACGTCTGGCCAAAGTTCAGCAATGGATTAAGCGTTCAAGCATTGACAAGACGGATGCCATGCTCGGGACCATCCAGCGTGTACTGATCGAAAAAGTTTCTGATAAAGATCCGAATATTCTGGTCGGTACGGCGGACAATACCCGTTATGTCAACTTTATTGGTGACCCTGCCTGGGTAGGCCGCTTTGCCGAGATTGAAATTACCGAAATTAAAACTTTGAATTTAGTTTACGGTGAGCTCTTGAATCTTGAGCCTGACGTGGCGTAA